The Humulus lupulus chromosome 3, drHumLupu1.1, whole genome shotgun sequence genome window below encodes:
- the LOC133822558 gene encoding uncharacterized protein LOC133822558, with amino-acid sequence MGKATAKAPELVKFSGVGGAAILFKMCPASKDCSFVQKHVLCCFITFAYIILVLPAMSWELKQLVLMILCFLLMTWWIRSPMFLIILGMILERNSWQSIITLERQ; translated from the exons ATGGGGAAGGCGACGGCGAAGGCTCCTGAGCTGGTGAAGTTCTCAGGCGTGGGTGGTGCTGCCATTCTCTTCAAG ATGTGTCCTGCTTCCAAGGATTGTTCTTTTGTCCAGAAGCATGTTCTTTGTTGCTTCATAACTTTTGCGTATATCATATTAGTCCTCCCGGCCATGAG TTGGGAGCTGAAACAATTAGTTTTGATGATCCTTTGCTTTCTGCTGATGACTTGGTGGATCAGATCGCCGATGTTCTTAATTATTTTGG ggatgattttagaaagaaattcatggCAGTCAATCATTACTTTGGAAAGGCAGTGA
- the LOC133823971 gene encoding uncharacterized protein LOC133823971: MEILDSLPKFISYINERGQVADQLIDYKWLPTKFSQCKKLGHTTFSCKFVEGVVWRKKEVQTAPADGCVAHKESDSPPKPAQASSAQTQSKEETESHHVKLPKDQGWAYPKKPGTQKMKTPVTAHNTNNTFSVLQEQKQFLNDPSLLLNLNGKFQHNELECQSFCFTVVYGSNQLEARRVLWSELSALSFPVKPWLIVGDFNSVFDSTDRMGGKAISFKELEDARQWLDLGVVEEMKIMGSFYTCAIANWEEVSDHCVIVLKHISVQNKGLRPFRFYNMWTSHLKFKTTVLTSWNKPLKSEGCGLQQISRKLHRLKFQLKRFNWRVVGDIVKNYEESKNTYEQAKISIFSDPTNQALSDAERTSYLEFKKQEAAYASFLYQKSKIDWIRFGDENSAMFYASMKKRKANNRIVSFIAENGRVEADYPKSFLGCSSTAFGHIDSSVVNLGPLLSLDDQIDLIKPFSSQDVKTAMFSIKAIKSPGPDGFGVGFFKTLWSVIGKEVATAVLEFFDIGCIPKALNKTILTLIPKVSQPSNASEYRPIACCNTLYKCISKMLCNRLTSILPKLVNQNQGAFVKNRSLAHNVLILQDLLKGYNRKRSSPRCLMKIDLSKAYDSIDWEFLENLLNAYKFPGRFIKWILICLRGSSYCILMNGQLHGSFKGGKGLRQCDPISPLLFVLVMEYLTLALHGAAKDKKFRFHLLCKSLNITNLCFANDLLIVCKAHASSIQIFQQTFSSFSAASGLYIINSKSRIYFGGISSTEKEYLLSLSKMTEGKFPLVYLGMPLRPTKWKAMDFGLNGDKELLDEHFSSSSEGHQRNGLSLQDLLMGW, translated from the exons ATGGAGATATTAGATTCACTACCTAAATTCATTAGCTATATTAATGAGAGAGGCCAAGTAGCGGACCAATTGATTGACTATAAGTGGCTGCCCACGAAGTTCTCTCAGTGTAAAAAACTAGGGCATACAACTTTTTCTTGCAAATTTGTGGAAGGAGTGGTTTGGAGAAAGAAGGAGGTCCAGACAGCTCCTGCAGATGGCTGTGTTGCTCATAAAGAATCTGATAGTCCTCCGAAACCAGCCCAGGCAAGTTCAGCTCAGACTCAATCTAAGGAGGAAACGGAATCCCACCATGTGAAACTTCCAAAGGATCAAGGATGGGCCTACCCAAAAAAACCAGGTACTCAGAAAATGAAAACCCCTGTAACAGCCCATAATACAAATAATACTTTCAGTGTTCTCCAAGAACAAAAGCAGTTTCTCAATGACCCTTCCTTGTTATTGAACTTGAATGGAAAATTTCAACATAATGAGCTGGAAT GCCAGTCTTTTTGTTTCACAGTAGTTTATGGCTCAAATCAGTTGGAGGCTAGGAGAGTTCTTTGGTCTGAATTATCTGCTTTATCTTTCCCTGTTAAACCATGGTTAATAGTTGGAGATTTCAACTCTGTCTTTGACTCAACAGACCGAATGGGGGGTAAGGCAATATCTTTCAAAGAGCTAGAGGATGCTAGACAATGGCTTGATCTCGGTGTAGTGGAAGAAATGAAGATTATGGGTTCTTTTTATACGTG TGCCATAGCCAATTGGGAGGAAGTCTCAGATCATTGTGTTATAGTTTTGAAGCATATTTCAGTCCAGAATAAGGGTTTGCGTCCATTTCGTTTCTACAATATGTGGACTAGCCATCTTAAATTCAAGACCACTGTTTTGACTAGCTGGAATAAACCTTTAAAATCTGAGGGTTGCGGTTTACAGCAGATTTCGAGGAAATTGCATCGTCTTAAGTTTCAATTGAAGAGATTCAATTGGAGGGTTGTTGGAGACATTGTCAAGAATTATGAGGAAAGCAAGAATACTTACGAGCAAgctaaaattagtattttttctGACCCGACTAATCAGGCCTTGAGTGATGCTGAGAGAACTTCTTATCTAGAGTTTAAGAAACAAGAGGCAGCTTATGCTAGCTTTCTGTACCAGAAGAGTAAAATAGATTGGATCCGATTTGGTGATGAAAACTCAGCCATGTTCTATGCTAGTATGAAGAAAAGGAAAGCTAATAACAGAATTGTTTCTTTTATTGCTGAAAATGGCAGAGTTGAAGCGGATTACCCAAAG TCTTTCTTGGGTTGTTCTAGTACAGCTTTTGGTCATATTGATTCCTCAGTCGTGAACTTAGGTCCGCTCTTGAGCCTAGATGACCAAATTGATCTGATTAAGCCTTTCTCTTCTCAAGATGTCAAAACAGCCATGTTCAGTATTAAGGCTATTAAAAGCCCTGGACCAGACGGATTTGGTGTTGGTTTTTTCAAAACTTTATGGTCTGTCATAGGGAAAGAGGTGGCCACTGCAGTGCTTGAATTTTTTGACATAGGTTGTATTCCGAAGGCTTTGAATAAAACCATCTTAACTCTTATTCCTAAAGTTAGTCAACCATCAAATGCCTCTGAGTATAGACCAATTGCTTGCTGTAATACTCTGTACAAATGCATTTCTAAAATGCTTTGTAACAGGTTGACATCTATCCTTCCCAAATTGGTCAATCAAAATCAAGGAGCTTTCGTTAAGAATAGATCTCTTGCCCATAATGTCCTTATTCTTCAAGATCTCCTTAAGGGTTATAATCGCAAACGAAGTTCTCCTCGTTGCTTAATGAAGATAGACCTCAGCAAAGCATATGATTCCATTGATTGGGAATTTCTAGAGAACCTGCTGAATGCTTACAAATTTCCTGGCAGATTTATTAAGTGGATTTTGATATGTCTAAGAGGCTCCTCGTATTGCATTCTCATGAATGGTCAGCTCCATGGTAGTTTTAAGGGTGGTAAAGGGCTTCGTCAATGTGACCCTATCTCCCCCCTTCTCTTTGTTCTAGTCATGGAATATCTTACGCTAGCACTTCATGGGGCTGCTAAGGACAAGAAATTCAGGTTCCATCTTTTATGTAAATCTTTGAATATAACTAATCTTTGCTTTGCGAACGATTTGCTTATTGTTTGTAAAGCTCATGCTAGTTCTATTCAGATTTTTCAACAGACTTTTAGTTCCTTTTCAGCAGCTTCTGGTCTGTACATTATTAATTCTAAGTCCCGCATATATTTTGGGGGTATCTCTAGTACTGAGAAGGAGTATCTGCTGAGTCTTTCTAAGATGACAGAAGGGAAGTTTCCTTTAGTTTATCTTGGCATGCCTTTGAGACCTACTAAATGGAAAGCTATGGACT TCGGTCTTAATGGGGATAAGGAATTATTGGATGAGCATTTTTCTTCTTCCTCAGAAGGTCATCAAAGAAATGGACTGTCTTTGCAGGATCTTCTTATGGGGTGGTAA